In Coleofasciculaceae cyanobacterium, a single genomic region encodes these proteins:
- a CDS encoding CHAT domain-containing protein, whose product MAFHPPVQAQADALQIAVRAQQLYERKFTQAAGAWQEAATAFQAQGDRLGKTKSLINQSQVLQDLGLYPRACNTLLEAFALEYPDCSSPQLDLLIQTFKDKTNITIVEGIGLRSLGSVLQRRGMLTRSQKLLKLSELATENSFELGATLLALGNVQQALGDRVRDRWSYDLITEIIDRQEPKMAIQPYLDAFVAYERAALEQDRLITQVQAQLNYLALLIEIESWWQQQSQRRIESWQRLDQTRLIEAADNFSALLTTRLSQTRDSLIPAIENNLAKLAPSHQGIYAQINYAKSLTKLGQTAKVKPILQTAWQQASKLGDRLGKTYALGYLGQYYGQQGKLSEAIALTDRALVLAQAQNIDGDAREISYLWQSQLGQLLQREGNTDEAIAAYTLAFNTLQSLRTDLNANDRFVQFNFRQEVKPVYLQLADLLLANNNPQALKSLGAIDTNTPQTSNNLELARQVIESLQLAELDNFFQDPCSETANVAVTIDELDPQAAVIYPIVLSDRLEVILSVAGKPLQRFTTAVRDTSVNQTLDLLYDSLYNQSIDNSAVNIFRTTPVDPRELKENTRILLPTLQQIYSWLIEPLETELASDRIETLVFVLNGRLQNIPMAALYDGKQYLLEKYGVALAPSLQLLNSQPLPRTQLKVLAAGLSQQIEIQGEIFPALNNVPEELSRIEAIFPQSRQLLNQEFTANNIKQQLQAGFPVVHLATHGVFSSDPEQTFIVTGDRQTIDLNSLSVLLASNGTQPELIVLSACDTATGDERAILGLAGVAVRSRSSTIASLWSVEDDSTAKLMSQFYRELENPATKKVAALQKAQLASIESLRIDPPLPELKQLPPHPYYWAAYLLVGNCQ is encoded by the coding sequence GTGGCTTTCCATCCGCCAGTTCAAGCTCAAGCCGATGCTCTACAAATAGCCGTCCGAGCGCAGCAGTTATATGAGAGAAAATTTACTCAAGCAGCAGGTGCTTGGCAAGAAGCGGCAACAGCATTTCAAGCTCAGGGCGATCGCCTGGGAAAAACTAAGAGTTTGATTAATCAGTCTCAAGTTTTGCAGGATTTGGGGCTATATCCTAGAGCCTGTAACACACTACTTGAGGCTTTCGCGCTTGAATATCCCGACTGTAGTAGTCCTCAGCTAGATTTGTTGATTCAGACATTTAAAGATAAAACCAACATAACTATCGTTGAAGGGATTGGCTTACGTAGTTTGGGCAGCGTTTTACAACGTCGAGGAATGTTAACACGATCTCAAAAACTGCTTAAGTTAAGTGAGTTGGCAACTGAGAATTCGTTTGAGTTGGGAGCGACTTTATTAGCATTAGGCAATGTCCAACAAGCATTAGGAGATCGAGTCCGCGATCGCTGGAGCTACGATCTAATTACGGAAATTATCGACCGACAAGAACCTAAAATGGCGATACAACCTTATTTAGATGCTTTTGTTGCTTATGAACGAGCTGCTCTAGAGCAGGATCGGCTGATTACTCAAGTACAAGCACAGCTTAATTATTTAGCTTTACTAATTGAAATTGAATCTTGGTGGCAACAACAATCTCAAAGGCGTATTGAATCTTGGCAAAGACTCGATCAAACCAGATTAATCGAAGCCGCAGATAATTTTTCAGCTTTGCTCACTACTCGATTGAGCCAAACCAGAGATAGCTTAATTCCTGCCATAGAAAACAACCTAGCTAAACTTGCTCCTAGTCATCAAGGAATTTATGCTCAGATTAATTATGCTAAAAGTTTAACCAAGCTAGGGCAAACTGCTAAAGTAAAACCAATTCTCCAGACTGCTTGGCAACAAGCTAGTAAGCTTGGAGATCGACTGGGAAAAACCTATGCTTTAGGCTACTTGGGGCAATATTATGGACAGCAGGGCAAACTATCTGAGGCGATCGCCTTGACCGATCGGGCTTTAGTTTTAGCCCAGGCACAAAACATTGATGGTGATGCGAGGGAGATAAGTTACCTGTGGCAGTCTCAACTAGGACAACTTTTACAACGAGAGGGCAACACAGACGAAGCGATCGCTGCCTATACTTTGGCGTTCAATACTCTTCAGTCTTTACGTACCGACTTAAACGCCAACGATCGCTTCGTTCAATTTAACTTTCGCCAAGAAGTTAAGCCCGTATATCTTCAGCTTGCCGATTTACTCCTAGCCAACAATAATCCTCAAGCCTTAAAATCTTTAGGCGCGATCGATACCAATACGCCCCAAACTAGCAATAATCTAGAATTAGCTCGTCAGGTTATTGAATCTCTGCAACTGGCAGAACTCGATAATTTCTTTCAAGATCCCTGTTCAGAGACGGCGAATGTTGCAGTAACTATTGATGAGTTAGATCCTCAAGCAGCAGTAATTTATCCGATTGTATTAAGCGATCGCCTGGAGGTAATTCTGTCGGTAGCAGGAAAACCCTTACAGAGATTTACTACTGCTGTTCGGGATACTAGCGTCAATCAAACTTTAGATTTACTATACGACAGCCTCTATAACCAAAGCATCGATAATTCTGCGGTCAATATTTTTCGCACTACTCCTGTTGACCCCAGGGAGTTAAAGGAAAATACGCGAATTTTGTTACCCACCTTACAACAAATCTATAGTTGGCTGATTGAACCATTAGAGACAGAACTAGCTTCAGATCGAATTGAAACTCTAGTCTTCGTTCTTAACGGAAGATTACAAAACATACCAATGGCTGCACTGTATGACGGTAAGCAGTACTTATTAGAAAAATATGGTGTGGCACTAGCCCCTAGCTTGCAGCTATTAAACTCTCAACCACTACCTAGAACACAGCTTAAAGTATTAGCAGCTGGGTTAAGTCAGCAGATAGAAATTCAGGGAGAAATATTTCCTGCCCTGAACAATGTTCCTGAGGAATTGAGCCGAATTGAGGCTATTTTTCCTCAATCACGTCAGCTACTGAATCAAGAGTTTACCGCTAATAATATCAAGCAACAACTTCAGGCAGGTTTTCCCGTAGTTCATTTGGCAACCCACGGCGTATTTAGTTCCGATCCCGAACAAACTTTTATTGTAACAGGCGATCGCCAGACTATCGATCTTAATTCTCTAAGTGTTTTACTCGCTTCAAACGGTACCCAGCCCGAATTAATTGTACTGAGTGCCTGTGATACGGCTACGGGAGATGAACGGGCTATTTTAGGTTTGGCTGGAGTGGCAGTGCGATCAAGAAGCAGTACCATCGCTTCCCTGTGGTCGGTGGAAGATGACTCAACAGCCAAATTGATGAGCCAATTTTATCGCGAGTTAGAAAATCCAGCTACGAAAAAAGTTGCTGCCCTGCAAAAAGCTCAACTAGCTTCAATTGAGTCTTTACGGATCGATCCACCACTGCCAGAACTCAAGCAGCTACCACCTCATCCCTACTATTGGGCTGCCTACCTTTTGGTCGGGAACTGCCAGTAA
- a CDS encoding phosphatase PAP2 family protein, with translation MNLFDYSIISFFNQFAKQSVQFDNLVVLISDNALLKGGVIIALVWWGWFQKDSFKSVKRNREHILTTVLASSVGVVGARLLALLLPFRLRPLHNPEIALQFPLEKQFLEGWSSFPSDHAMLFFTLATGLFFVSRILGTIAIAHAIFVICLPRIYLGLHYPTDILVGALLGIGVSLWVNRKQISSTVTKLPMRLLDQNPSLFYSCFFMMTFEIAEMFNSLRNIAGVVF, from the coding sequence ATGAATTTATTTGATTATTCAATTATTAGTTTCTTTAATCAATTTGCTAAACAGTCGGTACAGTTTGATAATCTAGTAGTACTTATCAGTGATAATGCGTTGCTCAAAGGTGGTGTAATCATAGCCTTAGTTTGGTGGGGTTGGTTTCAGAAAGACAGTTTTAAGAGCGTAAAAAGAAATCGCGAACACATTTTAACAACAGTTTTAGCTAGTTCGGTGGGGGTTGTTGGTGCAAGACTACTAGCTTTGTTGCTTCCTTTCCGATTAAGACCTTTGCACAATCCTGAGATAGCACTGCAATTTCCTCTAGAAAAACAATTCCTAGAAGGATGGAGTTCTTTTCCTAGCGATCATGCTATGTTATTTTTTACCTTGGCTACTGGATTATTTTTTGTCTCACGTATTTTAGGCACTATTGCGATCGCTCATGCCATCTTTGTTATTTGTCTTCCCAGAATTTATCTGGGATTACATTATCCAACTGATATCCTGGTAGGAGCTTTGCTCGGTATTGGTGTATCTCTTTGGGTTAATAGAAAACAAATTAGCAGCACAGTCACCAAACTTCCTATGCGTTTATTAGACCAGAATCCTAGCTTGTTCTATAGCTGCTTTTTTATGATGACCTTTGAAATTGCTGAAATGTTCAATAGTTTGCGTAATATAGCTGGGGTAGTATTTTAA
- the wecB gene encoding UDP-N-acetylglucosamine 2-epimerase (non-hydrolyzing): MTTPISVGVILGTRPEAIKLAPVIKQLNSLTQLKIHLILTGQHREMVDRVMKLFDLKVDYDLGIMKPKQTLTSITCDSLQGLERIFATLQPQLIFVQGDTTTAFSAALAAFYQQIPVGHVEAGLRTDNLYNPYPEEANRRLISQIAQFHFAPTKLAVENLQKSGVTGEIHHTGNTVIDTLLTVADSKPECQVANLDWSKYRVLLATVHRRENWGKPLKDILTGFKLILERFPDTALLLPLHRNPTVRDPIKAALGDRPRVFLTEPLDYGELVGAIARCHLLLTDSGGLQEEAPSLGKPVLVLRETTERPEAVQAGTAKLIGTNPQTIVDSTAELLENPTLYRQMATAINPFGDGQASARIVKIARDYLLR; this comes from the coding sequence ATGACCACACCAATTTCTGTCGGGGTAATATTAGGAACTCGCCCTGAGGCAATCAAGCTCGCCCCAGTTATCAAACAACTTAATAGTTTAACTCAGCTAAAAATTCATCTTATTCTTACAGGACAGCATCGAGAAATGGTGGATCGAGTGATGAAGTTGTTTGACTTAAAAGTCGATTACGACTTAGGCATTATGAAACCCAAACAAACCCTAACCAGTATTACCTGTGATAGTTTGCAGGGATTAGAGCGGATTTTTGCCACGCTCCAACCGCAGTTAATCTTTGTCCAGGGCGATACCACTACCGCCTTTTCCGCTGCTTTGGCAGCATTTTATCAGCAGATTCCTGTAGGTCATGTTGAAGCTGGCTTACGTACCGATAATTTGTATAATCCCTATCCCGAAGAAGCTAACCGGCGCTTAATTTCACAAATTGCTCAATTTCACTTTGCCCCGACTAAATTAGCCGTAGAGAATCTGCAAAAATCTGGAGTAACAGGAGAAATTCATCACACTGGCAACACGGTAATTGATACCCTTTTGACCGTAGCAGACAGTAAACCAGAATGTCAGGTAGCTAATTTGGATTGGTCAAAATATCGAGTATTGCTAGCCACAGTTCATCGTCGCGAAAACTGGGGCAAACCCCTAAAAGATATTTTGACAGGATTTAAGCTTATCTTAGAACGTTTTCCTGATACAGCTCTACTCCTACCTCTACACCGCAATCCTACCGTCCGCGATCCAATTAAAGCAGCACTAGGCGATCGCCCTAGAGTATTTTTAACTGAACCATTGGACTATGGCGAATTAGTCGGGGCGATCGCACGTTGTCATCTGTTGTTAACTGATTCAGGAGGATTACAAGAAGAAGCTCCCAGTTTGGGTAAGCCTGTTTTGGTACTGCGAGAAACCACAGAAAGACCAGAAGCAGTTCAAGCGGGTACAGCCAAGCTAATTGGTACTAATCCGCAAACAATCGTTGATTCAACCGCAGAATTACTGGAAAATCCCACTCTCTACCGGCAAATGGCAACTGCCATCAATCCCTTTGGTGATGGTCAAGCCTCCGCCAGAATTGTTAAAATTGCTCGCGATTATTTACTTCGATAG
- a CDS encoding type IV pilus twitching motility protein PilT, translated as MNQKVGSQPLPPPPPPPPPSTLGRTNTNSVAATQAQTKIAQTGQSSASNHHQLADKKNAKPKPSSGHPSLEEIITKAYEQGYSDIHLGVEEVPRMRDRGEMALTKYPKTDLNTFMSWLHEVLTEQEVERFKRDLEFDGATQYEFARVRINIFDTLRGPALVMRLIPLKILTVEQLGLPPVFQDISDEHKGLILVTGPTGSGKSTTMAAMVDYINTEHAKHIITIEDPIEFVHRSKRSLIKQREVGINTRKFDNALKAALREDPDIILIGEMRDRETVNIALKAAQTGHLVMGTLHTNSAIKTIERILTLYTAEEQDAMRIAISESLVAVISQGLCRTTDGKRAAYHDIMVNTETVKDYIKQGKYDEIHSLMLEGEYDGMITTNQALFGLYEEGRITEEVALEMSPTPNEMAMMLRGRI; from the coding sequence ATGAATCAAAAAGTAGGCTCACAACCACTTCCACCTCCGCCTCCGCCTCCGCCTCCGTCAACTTTAGGCAGAACCAATACTAATTCAGTCGCGGCAACACAAGCCCAAACAAAAATTGCCCAGACTGGACAATCCTCAGCTAGTAATCATCATCAATTGGCTGACAAAAAGAATGCTAAACCCAAACCGTCTTCAGGTCACCCTTCTTTGGAGGAGATTATCACCAAAGCTTATGAACAAGGATATTCCGATATCCATTTAGGAGTTGAAGAAGTACCGCGAATGCGCGATCGCGGTGAAATGGCGTTAACCAAATATCCAAAAACCGACCTCAACACCTTTATGAGTTGGCTACATGAGGTCTTGACCGAACAAGAAGTAGAGCGATTTAAACGCGACTTAGAATTTGATGGGGCAACTCAATACGAGTTTGCCCGAGTCAGGATCAATATTTTTGATACTCTGCGAGGTCCTGCACTGGTCATGCGCTTAATTCCGCTGAAAATTCTGACTGTCGAACAGTTAGGCTTGCCTCCAGTGTTTCAAGACATTTCCGATGAACACAAAGGTCTAATTTTGGTTACAGGACCTACTGGTTCGGGCAAATCTACCACAATGGCAGCAATGGTGGACTACATTAATACCGAACACGCTAAGCATATTATTACTATCGAAGACCCGATTGAATTTGTACATCGTAGTAAACGTTCTTTAATCAAACAAAGAGAAGTTGGAATTAATACTCGCAAATTCGATAATGCGCTCAAGGCAGCTTTGCGCGAAGATCCTGACATTATTTTAATCGGGGAGATGCGCGATCGCGAAACGGTCAATATTGCTTTAAAAGCGGCACAAACGGGTCACTTAGTCATGGGAACTTTACACACCAATAGTGCAATTAAGACTATTGAAAGGATTTTGACGCTCTATACAGCAGAAGAACAAGATGCAATGCGAATTGCTATTTCTGAATCTTTAGTAGCGGTAATTTCTCAAGGATTGTGTCGTACCACGGACGGCAAACGAGCGGCATACCACGACATTATGGTCAATACCGAAACTGTCAAAGACTACATCAAGCAGGGTAAATACGATGAGATTCATAGCCTGATGCTAGAAGGAGAATATGACGGGATGATTACTACCAACCAAGCGTTATTTGGTCTCTATGAAGAAGGTAGAATTACTGAAGAAGTCGCTTTAGAAATGTCACCAACTCCTAACGAAATGGCAATGATGCTTAGGGGGAGAATTTAA
- a CDS encoding circadian clock KaiB family protein has protein sequence MTNVLPKVFKGIALFTPGGDLIYGVDPTKQTQWHIHLCHELQKIMGLADSPHFLVPGYTATVERWLDPQTQQLKTIAEVYPAVQRYIPLLQALFEVETTTNWHIAPWQEEYCNRAVIETYQPHFPQLWLPQDLIIRFDPKHLGKSTRENHQLQNNVAKIIASKPAEGYVLRLFIKSDCPSTEQTLSHVHRLLEEGLSSPYTLKVVDLAKHPEQAAIHQIATTPTLIRMSPKPIRRIVGQLDDTQRVLTIISGY, from the coding sequence ATGACAAATGTTTTACCCAAAGTCTTTAAAGGTATTGCTTTATTTACCCCAGGGGGGGATCTAATTTACGGCGTAGACCCTACTAAACAAACTCAGTGGCATATTCATTTGTGTCATGAATTACAGAAAATCATGGGTTTAGCCGATTCTCCCCATTTTTTAGTGCCTGGATATACGGCAACTGTCGAACGTTGGTTAGATCCTCAGACACAACAGCTAAAAACCATTGCTGAAGTATATCCCGCCGTGCAACGTTACATCCCTTTGCTGCAAGCATTGTTTGAGGTTGAAACTACGACTAATTGGCACATTGCCCCTTGGCAGGAAGAATATTGCAACCGCGCTGTAATTGAAACTTATCAACCGCATTTTCCTCAACTCTGGTTACCACAAGATTTAATTATTCGTTTTGACCCGAAACATTTAGGCAAATCGACTCGAGAAAACCATCAGCTACAGAATAATGTTGCCAAAATTATAGCTTCAAAACCAGCAGAGGGCTATGTCCTACGCTTATTTATCAAGAGCGATTGCCCTAGTACCGAACAAACTTTAAGCCATGTTCATCGACTGTTAGAAGAGGGTTTAAGCAGCCCTTATACTTTGAAGGTAGTTGATCTAGCCAAACATCCCGAACAAGCTGCAATTCATCAGATAGCAACTACTCCTACCCTAATTAGAATGTCACCAAAACCAATACGACGTATAGTCGGGCAGCTTGATGATACTCAAAGAGTGCTGACTATTATTTCTGGTTATTAA
- a CDS encoding TMEM14 family protein has protein sequence MNLVAVLATIAYGLLSGLGGIWGYIKSKSKPSLISGCLSAILLLIAAGIQSRGYNSGLLMSQIIILLLITVFTIRLIKTGKFIPSGIMLIAGLITLSCTFT, from the coding sequence ATGAATTTAGTAGCTGTGTTAGCCACTATCGCCTACGGATTACTCTCTGGTTTGGGTGGCATTTGGGGATACATCAAGTCCAAAAGCAAACCCTCGCTTATTTCTGGATGTCTTAGCGCAATTCTCTTGTTAATTGCGGCTGGGATTCAGAGTCGAGGGTATAATTCTGGCTTACTGATGAGTCAAATTATTATTCTGTTACTGATTACGGTGTTCACCATTCGTTTAATTAAAACTGGCAAATTTATACCTTCGGGAATTATGTTGATTGCGGGATTAATCACTCTTAGCTGCACATTTACATAA
- the queA gene encoding tRNA preQ1(34) S-adenosylmethionine ribosyltransferase-isomerase QueA produces MNLQLKMNQDFLLSSYNYKLPQTLIAQTPAVPRDSSRLLIVDSRLDCVHDSFYNLANWLQPGDLLVLNNTRVIPARLYGCKTTGSKVEILLIEERAPNCWLTLVKPGKRFTMGAKIVFERLDDRAPLDNFQLQATVVGRDEATGGRVLQFELPQNKTLSQYLESYGQLPLPPYITEGNSCGDRYQTVYAEQPGAIAAPTAGLHFTPELLTKLQQQGIEQTYITLHVGIGTFRPVEAEQITDHAMHQEWIEVSPETVSKILATKAKGGRVIAVGTTAARALEGAAKAAPSETLAAFRGKTNLFIYPGYQWQVVDGLITNFHLPGSSLLMLVSALIGREHLLRLYQEAIAYKYRFYSFGDAMLILPQAKK; encoded by the coding sequence ATGAACTTACAACTTAAGATGAACCAGGATTTTTTACTTTCTAGCTACAACTATAAATTGCCTCAAACCCTTATTGCTCAAACTCCTGCTGTCCCTAGAGATAGCTCTCGTCTACTGATAGTGGATTCACGGCTTGATTGTGTCCACGACTCTTTTTACAACCTAGCTAACTGGCTTCAACCAGGAGACTTACTAGTTCTCAACAACACTCGTGTAATTCCTGCTCGTCTTTATGGTTGCAAAACGACAGGCTCTAAGGTAGAGATTCTATTAATTGAAGAGCGAGCGCCTAATTGTTGGCTGACTTTAGTAAAACCGGGAAAACGGTTTACGATGGGGGCGAAAATTGTTTTTGAGCGCCTAGACGATCGCGCACCTTTAGATAACTTTCAGCTTCAGGCTACGGTAGTAGGGCGAGATGAGGCAACAGGAGGTAGAGTGCTTCAGTTTGAACTCCCTCAAAATAAGACTTTATCTCAGTATTTAGAGTCTTACGGGCAGCTTCCCTTACCGCCCTATATTACCGAGGGCAATTCTTGTGGCGATCGCTATCAAACCGTATATGCCGAACAGCCAGGAGCGATCGCTGCCCCTACCGCAGGTCTGCACTTTACCCCAGAATTATTAACTAAACTACAGCAGCAGGGTATCGAACAGACTTATATTACTCTCCATGTAGGTATTGGAACTTTTCGCCCTGTAGAAGCAGAGCAAATTACCGATCACGCAATGCACCAGGAATGGATTGAAGTTAGTCCAGAGACTGTGTCCAAAATTTTAGCAACCAAAGCCAAAGGAGGTAGAGTTATTGCCGTGGGAACAACCGCTGCCAGAGCCTTAGAAGGGGCAGCCAAAGCAGCTCCCTCAGAAACATTAGCGGCTTTTCGGGGTAAAACCAATCTATTTATCTATCCAGGGTATCAATGGCAGGTAGTGGATGGTTTGATTACTAATTTCCATTTGCCAGGCTCTAGTTTGCTGATGTTGGTCAGTGCCTTAATTGGTAGAGAGCATCTTTTACGTCTATATCAAGAGGCGATAGCTTATAAATATCGGTTTTATTCTTTCGGTGATGCCATGTTAATTTTGCCCCAAGCTAAGAAGTAA
- a CDS encoding ATP-binding protein, producing MAPGQSSFRRILLSRILLVSVPVLLVGVYVTYRKARSAFLETARQNLTESAVRKGEIVTQSIEALQNNLASASDAAISRSDRLDSQLLIAQLKEVLPTGILCAQITDLTTSLVTTTTCKGAVDLETSTWQKKKQRILTTPSQVNVKLLLPSTPLVRDSEEASENPLGRQLELWLTAPMYDRQGNLRYALSVKSAILAQDVIEPGSLEGYPVVIDQDGTILAHPFVQRVGRNIEQMPDAQTLSKLMENALANKSDFLHLFYLETDGVELVTGYSSIPSPVTSAKGQKWVILAVSPIDAALEPLKDIRQALVGMTLGLIVACSLATLYVSRELARPLEQIRDYSLKDEHLHSNSDRLPENFQIREFNQLSLSLNDMVNRLRAWGTEIISAWKEAQAANQLKSEFLATTSHELRTPLNGIINCIRVVQDGYCDSKEEEREFLQQADDAAIHLLGIINDVLDISKIEAGKLSIMIEKVDLGKILDEVIDLHLVSIHRKKLDLEIPAWEKELYVLADPAKLKQVLINIVSNAVKFTDYGKIAIRIGTKLPTSDHELDNYQYSLASQVNAQGQFAVAADDILSDNEASETKEANFSQLNSHQSIKPQVLITIEDTGIGIEVSQQTKLFNPFVMVDGSTTRKFGGTGLGLAISRNLMELMQGSISLHSEGVDRGTTVEISLPLAEVDPDWNL from the coding sequence ATGGCACCTGGTCAATCCTCCTTCCGACGTATATTACTCTCACGCATTCTTTTGGTCAGTGTTCCAGTCTTATTGGTAGGAGTATATGTTACCTATAGAAAAGCCCGCTCAGCTTTTTTAGAGACTGCTAGACAAAATTTGACCGAAAGCGCAGTCAGAAAAGGAGAGATTGTCACACAATCAATTGAAGCTCTGCAAAATAATTTGGCTAGCGCTAGTGATGCGGCAATTTCTCGTTCAGATAGATTAGATTCTCAATTGTTAATTGCTCAACTAAAAGAAGTTTTGCCCACTGGTATTTTGTGCGCTCAAATTACCGATCTCACCACAAGTTTGGTTACCACTACCACCTGTAAAGGAGCGGTAGACTTAGAAACCAGTACTTGGCAAAAAAAGAAGCAACGCATCTTAACCACTCCTTCTCAAGTAAATGTTAAGCTGCTATTGCCCTCTACACCTTTGGTACGAGATTCGGAAGAAGCAAGTGAAAATCCTTTGGGTCGACAGCTTGAACTCTGGTTAACTGCCCCTATGTACGATCGCCAGGGTAATTTGCGTTATGCCCTCAGCGTCAAGTCGGCTATTTTAGCCCAAGACGTTATTGAACCAGGTTCTCTAGAAGGCTATCCTGTAGTAATCGATCAAGACGGTACTATTTTGGCTCATCCCTTTGTGCAGCGGGTAGGACGTAATATTGAGCAGATGCCTGACGCTCAAACACTGAGTAAGCTAATGGAAAATGCCCTCGCCAATAAATCTGATTTTCTGCATTTGTTTTATTTAGAAACAGACGGTGTGGAGTTAGTTACGGGATATAGTTCGATTCCTTCCCCCGTAACCAGTGCAAAGGGCCAAAAGTGGGTCATTCTTGCCGTTAGCCCGATCGATGCAGCCTTAGAACCTCTAAAAGATATTCGTCAAGCTTTAGTTGGTATGACTCTAGGCTTGATTGTAGCCTGTTCTTTAGCTACTTTGTATGTATCCCGTGAATTAGCTCGTCCTCTAGAGCAAATTAGAGATTATTCGCTTAAGGATGAACATCTGCACTCCAATAGCGATCGCCTACCCGAAAATTTCCAGATTCGCGAGTTTAATCAGCTTTCCCTATCTCTAAATGATATGGTAAATCGACTCAGAGCCTGGGGGACAGAAATTATCTCAGCTTGGAAAGAAGCCCAAGCTGCTAACCAGTTAAAAAGTGAGTTCTTAGCCACAACTTCTCACGAATTAAGAACCCCCCTCAACGGCATCATTAACTGTATTCGCGTAGTTCAAGATGGCTATTGTGATAGTAAAGAAGAAGAGCGCGAATTTTTGCAGCAGGCTGATGATGCAGCAATTCATCTTTTAGGCATCATCAATGATGTATTAGATATTTCCAAGATTGAAGCAGGTAAGCTATCGATAATGATTGAAAAGGTCGATTTGGGCAAAATACTTGATGAGGTAATCGATCTACATTTAGTCTCAATCCATCGTAAAAAGCTGGACTTGGAGATACCTGCATGGGAAAAGGAACTTTATGTTTTAGCAGATCCAGCTAAACTCAAACAGGTGTTAATCAATATAGTTAGTAATGCAGTCAAGTTTACGGATTATGGTAAAATTGCCATCCGCATCGGCACTAAATTGCCGACGAGCGATCACGAATTAGATAATTATCAATATTCGTTAGCCTCTCAAGTTAACGCTCAAGGTCAGTTTGCAGTTGCAGCCGATGACATCTTGTCTGACAACGAAGCATCAGAAACTAAAGAAGCTAATTTTTCCCAGCTCAATAGTCATCAAAGTATTAAACCCCAAGTTTTAATTACCATTGAAGATACTGGTATTGGAATCGAAGTAAGCCAACAGACTAAACTATTCAATCCGTTTGTAATGGTTGATGGCTCAACTACCAGAAAGTTTGGTGGTACTGGTTTAGGTCTGGCGATTTCTCGCAATCTGATGGAACTGATGCAGGGAAGCATATCGCTCCATAGTGAAGGAGTGGATCGAGGCACAACGGTAGAAATATCTCTCCCTCTAGCAGAAGTCGATCCAGATTGGAATTTGTAA